A region from the Panicum hallii strain FIL2 chromosome 1, PHallii_v3.1, whole genome shotgun sequence genome encodes:
- the LOC112886597 gene encoding RNA-binding protein 38-like isoform X2, translating to MAASSSSSGAGGSPAHAPPGGGSGGGGGGSGSGGPYHHHRSRFGDTTLTKVFVGGLAWETPSEGLRQHFEAYGEILEAVVITDRETGRSKGYGFVIFRDPDSAARAVQNPNPVIAGRRANCNIAAFGPPRPAQARGGGGGGGGGRGPHAQDQPPLGAPYRLPSQMTPPHGPAPVFYHPHYGYWYPPDYPYQQALYNPQVLQHYYQMYGPTSPSGPPYQYMGYMSSAPSPRTSFSPMQQPARPPFFQQPAAQMEGSFQPGPSLPPNFRLQLPPHAVSRESDNASGSQPAQPTSSDAATSTNNQEASGPVTSNSDPNTSN from the exons ATGGCGGcttcgtcgtcgtcctccggcgccggcgggtcCCCGGCCCACGCGCccccgggcggcggcagcggcggcggcggcggcgggtccggGTCCGGGGGCCCGTACCACCACCACCGGTCGCGGTTCGGCGACACGACGCTGACCAAGGTGTTCGTGGGGGGCCTGGCGTGGGAGACGCCGTCCGAGGGGCTGCGCCAGCACTTCGAGGCCTACGGCGAGATACTCGAGGCCGTCGTCATCACCGATCGCGAGACCGGCCGCTCCAAGGGCTACGGCTTC GTGATCTTCCGGGACCCCGACTCAGCGGCGCGGGCGGTGCAGAACCCGAACCCGGTGATCGCCGGGCGGCGCGCCAACTGCAACATTGCGGCGTTCGGCCCGCCGCGGCCCGCGCAGGCGAGAG gaggaggaggaggaggaggaggaggccgcgggCCCCACGCGCAGGATCAGCCGCCGCTTGGCGCGCCCTACAGGTTGCCGTCGCAGATGACCCCGCCGCACGGCCCCGCCCCGGTGTTCTACCATCCCCATTACGG GTACTGGTACCCACCTGATTATCCATACCAACAG GCATTGTACAATCCTCAAGTGCTGCAACATTACTACCAGATGTATGGTCCAACCTCTCCTTCAGGACCACCCTACCAATACATGGGGTACATGTCTAGTGCCCCGAGTCCAAGGACTAGTTTCTCGCCGATGCAGCAACCTGCACGGCCACCATTCTTTCAGCAGCCAGCGGCACAGATGGAGGGTTCTTTTCAACCAGGGCCTTCACTTCCGCCTAATTTCAGACTCCAGCTGCCCCCTCATGCAGTATCAAGGGAATCTGATAATGCATCCG GATCTCAACCAGCTCAGCCAACCTCTTCTGATGCAGCTACAAGCACAAACAACCAGGAAGCTTCAGGGCCTGTAACGTCAAATTCAGATCCAAACACATCAAACTGA
- the LOC112886597 gene encoding RNA-binding protein 38-like isoform X1 codes for MAASSSSSGAGGSPAHAPPGGGSGGGGGGSGSGGPYHHHRSRFGDTTLTKVFVGGLAWETPSEGLRQHFEAYGEILEAVVITDRETGRSKGYGFVIFRDPDSAARAVQNPNPVIAGRRANCNIAAFGPPRPAQARGRGGGGGGGGGRGPHAQDQPPLGAPYRLPSQMTPPHGPAPVFYHPHYGYWYPPDYPYQQALYNPQVLQHYYQMYGPTSPSGPPYQYMGYMSSAPSPRTSFSPMQQPARPPFFQQPAAQMEGSFQPGPSLPPNFRLQLPPHAVSRESDNASGSQPAQPTSSDAATSTNNQEASGPVTSNSDPNTSN; via the exons ATGGCGGcttcgtcgtcgtcctccggcgccggcgggtcCCCGGCCCACGCGCccccgggcggcggcagcggcggcggcggcggcgggtccggGTCCGGGGGCCCGTACCACCACCACCGGTCGCGGTTCGGCGACACGACGCTGACCAAGGTGTTCGTGGGGGGCCTGGCGTGGGAGACGCCGTCCGAGGGGCTGCGCCAGCACTTCGAGGCCTACGGCGAGATACTCGAGGCCGTCGTCATCACCGATCGCGAGACCGGCCGCTCCAAGGGCTACGGCTTC GTGATCTTCCGGGACCCCGACTCAGCGGCGCGGGCGGTGCAGAACCCGAACCCGGTGATCGCCGGGCGGCGCGCCAACTGCAACATTGCGGCGTTCGGCCCGCCGCGGCCCGCGCAGGCGAGAG gtagaggaggaggaggaggaggaggaggaggccgcgggCCCCACGCGCAGGATCAGCCGCCGCTTGGCGCGCCCTACAGGTTGCCGTCGCAGATGACCCCGCCGCACGGCCCCGCCCCGGTGTTCTACCATCCCCATTACGG GTACTGGTACCCACCTGATTATCCATACCAACAG GCATTGTACAATCCTCAAGTGCTGCAACATTACTACCAGATGTATGGTCCAACCTCTCCTTCAGGACCACCCTACCAATACATGGGGTACATGTCTAGTGCCCCGAGTCCAAGGACTAGTTTCTCGCCGATGCAGCAACCTGCACGGCCACCATTCTTTCAGCAGCCAGCGGCACAGATGGAGGGTTCTTTTCAACCAGGGCCTTCACTTCCGCCTAATTTCAGACTCCAGCTGCCCCCTCATGCAGTATCAAGGGAATCTGATAATGCATCCG GATCTCAACCAGCTCAGCCAACCTCTTCTGATGCAGCTACAAGCACAAACAACCAGGAAGCTTCAGGGCCTGTAACGTCAAATTCAGATCCAAACACATCAAACTGA